The sequence below is a genomic window from Acropora palmata chromosome 5, jaAcrPala1.3, whole genome shotgun sequence.
TCATAATTTTCCTGGTGCGGAGAGCAGGGTGGCTTATTGAAGGTGTCTTGCAAAGCAACTTACTTTAATGTCTTTTTAAACCGCCCCTAAGCAAGTGCAAGAACATGTTCTTCTATACTACTGTCTCTAATTCGCATAATAACGTTTTTCATACGACGAAACTGAGTGAAACCTTATCCGGATCGTAACGTATTTCGAATGAGGCGAATGTCCGTTGTACCTCGTTTTCAGGATCGAGATAGAGTAGGTCCTGGAGACGAGGTTGGAATAGAGTCGCTATCTTAGGTGTAACATTTCAATTCTTCCAGTTTAAGTGATTAAAAGCATGCTTTCTTACATTTTAGGCCATTCACATCTGAAAAACTTGGTTCGCCACAAAGTAGAAAAGCACCAAAATGAGAAGGAAagcgaggaaaaaaagaaagaaaaaccagGTAATAGTGTGGCTATCTACGCCACTCGAGATGTGATGACAATCTTCTGGTCCTGGTACACTATTCGTACCTTCAACCGCTGACCAAACAATGACGTCTCCCATTTTCATTTGTTCCTCGAGTAAAGGGTTAATTTGGTTTGGTTGCGTAGTCCACCTGTACAAAatcagtttattttttgtacTTTAAACGGACCGACAGGAAATTTTAACCTTATCCCCAGGAAAAACGTTTTCCAGAGACTAAATTTCGCAACAGTGAGATTGGGTTTTTCAAATGTTAAATCAGAGAAGAAGAGGTCTATTTAACCAGAAGTGCATAACTGATGATGCGATGGAATGCAGTCTATCAGTTTACGGTGTTATCTACTTTTAGAACGGCTGTTGCTTGTGGTAAATGGAAATTATGGCAATCCCATGTACGGCTAATTTGGTTCAAAACCAATCAGTAGCATTGTGGTCACCATAtccaatttgattggctattaTTTGACCGGACCTCTGCCCTAAATTTAGATCATACCGGAAACTGGCGAGTCAATGTCACATGAGAGACATCTGGACTGGGTCATGGGCTCATGGCTTGTCCAATgtttttatgattattataaacaacaaacaactcATTTCTCTAAACAGAAATGGAAACTAGCGGAAGTGGTCTCATGTTCGAGGATGACctagaagaagaaataaaaggtaagtctgaagaaaattaataaggAAATATCTATAAATTGTAACCGATTATGGATCAATGAGCCTCTGACACCCTCGACAGCGATTTTGTTTAATGATTTCCCATTTCTCCAGCTATATCAACGACCACTGAATTGTTTCTACAACCTTTTTTGTAGTTGTGACTATTTTACTTATGTAGTTGTTGCTGTTATGTATGTTTTCACCTACTTCGTGATCCTTACTACCAACCATGCATTGGACAACCTTCATGGCGGCATACATGACACCTGCCTCGTTTCGTATCCGTAAACTTTCCATTCACTGACTCATgcgtgattttttttccaaagatcCAGGCTTAAGCTAGACACCATTGACTTTGAGTGTTCTTTACTAACTCTAAGCAAATCTCGCAATCTACTCTTCTTCTAAATATTCTTCTTTGCTTTCCTGTGAATGACAATTAACGAAAGAAACCAGTGATAAAgaggagaaaacaaagacTAAGGATGAAACTCCTGCTAAACAAAAACCATCAAGAAAGAAGTTTCATGATGAAGGTAATGACTCTTGATGAATATAATTCAGTAATATGAAAGTAGCCCGTATGTCGGGTTCCTTTTAGAAACCACCTCTCGTTGAAGCGTTAGTAAGGAATCGCGGAGGTTCATTGTATTTTGCAAGATGGTCGCCGTTTTCAAGCCGcattgttcaaaggttggatcGAGCTATTTACCAGATAAACATATCTACTGGATGACTCATTTAATCAGTTCGATAGCACATATTCAATGAATAATGATTTTTCCGGTAGATAACGCtaccaaatttttgaacaACTTTAGCCAGTTCCCGTTTTCCTGTACCCTCCTCAGCGAATTCCGGATTCCAGAAGTAGGCGCATTCCATAGAAAGAATTCCTGATTTTCTGGATTACAGAATCCAAATGCTCTAGCTCTGTCAGAACTGGCAGGTCGGATCAGCCAGTCTTCAAGTGCAACGCGTCAGTTCTGTTGAGTTATGAGAGCTGCTTATGGCCATAATTGGTCATCAGCCTTGAAGAGCAGGGTCATTTTAGCCAGAAACAACTTTTCGTTTGGTAGAACTGGCGCTTTCCATTTGCGAGCTAGCTCCTCCGGTCGGTAAATTCTGACAAATGGGTAAGCGCCGTAAATTacctttcatttgaaaaacaactgaaaaccGCATATTCCACATGATTTGCCCTTTCCTCGTCATTTGCTTTGCTTAGATCAATTAATTGTCATcctttattcatttcaatattgTTTCAGATGACGGAGACAAAGGATCTCTCCGAGATCTTCTTGACTCCAGCATAGGTAAGAAATTATCATCGGTTTATTTATGTcaaagcagtttttttctatttctgtGGTTCTGGTCAAGTTCACGTTTCCAATGTATAACTAGCTGATATTCTTATTTTCGTTTCTTGAAGAGAACCTGGCGAAAGCCGGCAAAGCAATCCAAGCAATATTGGATGCCACAGGAACAAAGAAAGGTAAAATCATATgcatggaaaaaagaaagtgataTTATGTACAGCATATCATTGTAATTGTTGTGGCATTTCGTTGTTTCATCATCCATGGAACAGTACATGCgtcaattattgaaaattcGTGTGCCGCGGGCCATGTCACGGGATTTAAATTTCTCCTTCAATCTCTATAATATCTATCATTgggtctgagttttttttACGGGTTAAAAGagtctttttgtttgtttgctggtttgtttgttttatgagCGTGAGATGTGGCCAGTAggtatctgttttttttttatcgacGGCAATTAGAACATCACAAATCTAcatatttaatgagcaaaaacaatgacttctGAACGCTTTTCAGGCAGCGCACgcgcgtttttcattttgatataTTTCTTTGCCATACGAcgtgaatgaaaaaaatttgaagttcTGTGGAGGACGTTGGCACATGATGTTTAAATTCTAGTTTTCGCTCGGAATTTCTTATCCGTTCAGGCCGGTTAACTTTTTGGATAATCAGTGTTCACTTTAGATTCGGAACTAATTAAAACAGTTCTTTTCTGTCAGAAATAATGCAAACGATGTAGCGACGTCCTCGTCGCCGTTGTGTAAGCCTCATAATTTGTACTGTTTCAACCCGTGCTAAATTGGCATAGTTACAAATTCCAGTTAGAAATTGTAAAGGTTGTCAAGAGTAATATTGTGGCCTTTTACAGAACACAAGTTCGTTCATGCGTaccttttcttgtttactCAACACAGTCAGTCAGACCTGTCCCGGAACTTGCCCAGACGTTTGTGCACCTGGTTGTATATCAACATGCTGTAGCACTCCGTCAGTGAACCCCATGGCTCCAGCATCAAATGGCCAAGTCCCATATCCCTCTCCGTATCAGCAGACTCCTTATCCCTACCCACAACAGCAACAATACCCTCAGATGCCTCAATATGCACAAATGCCACAGGTACCCCAAGCTCAACCTGCAGTCCAAGCACCACCGGTGGCTCAGGCACAACCTGTTTCCCAATATGCTCCGCAATCTGTGTCATCGCAATGTCCCCAGCAATGTTCTGTCGTCCCATGTCTCACGGCCTGTCCACAGGCCTGTTGTAATGCACAGCTTCCATATGCTGCGCCGCCTGCACAGCCCACCCAACCTCAAGCTCCTAATTTCCTCGTCCTCACCCCTGCTAAGCCGAATAACAACACCACTCAGCCGACCCAGCCTCCCAGTTGTCCCTCACCATGTGCGCAATCGTGTGCACCCTTGTGCCAACCAGATTGCTGTTCCGCTGCAATGGGAATGCAAATGGCAATGCCGTATCCACCACAACAGCCAATGATGGCAGCCATGCTACCTCAAATGCCGCAGATGCAACAGCAGCCGCAGACATGTCCACAGGCGTGTCAGCCTGCCATACCTGGCGCATGTGCACCGCAGGCGCAGTGCCCCCCAAAGTGCTGCCAGAACAGAAGAGGATAAATGCTATCTTGACCGGAAGCCGACCGTGTGTATCACTATTAACTTGCAATGAAGGACAAAAATCCTTGGAACGGTTATGGAAAACCTTCCTTCCACATCCTCTACTTTTCAAATATTCAGATGTAGCATAATATGCACTTCTCTAACCACGTGGATACCGCTAATggccctcccctcccccctccaAACAATGTTGGAATGAAGAAACTCTTTTAGGACAAGGTGTACAGCCCTGCACAAACTACAACATTGCTTCGGGGGTGAGAGAAAAGGGGAGAAATTAAGGCAGATCATGTCAATTGTCCTAAGAGTTTTGTCCCCCTTTGTAGCTCTTAGGGCGTTAAAGGTGTAGAAAAATAATTCCTACTTGACGAGAGACGTCTTTCAGGTTCTTCGCTAATGACGTTTCGATCATGCTCCTGTGATCAAGTCTTAAATCACATAAACACGAAGACATGCAGCCACTATAGCAAAGACAACTCATACAAATGTTTGATCACTAAAACAGAAGAGTGCAAAATTTTCTATGCGGACATAACATTTAATTTCTCATCAGAAGTTACTGCCTTCATTTAAGAGgcttgttatttatttatatttatttatttatgcatTTGTTTATCTATTTTTTACTTATAATATGTAACAGCTATCTTAAGGTACATTCTGATTGATTCGATGCCAAAcccaaaacaaagcaaaaaaacaagttttcatttgaaacaaCGACTTAGATTCAGAAACAATACAAGCTGCTCCTTATGGATTGAGGGAGCAGCTACGCAACTGGATCGATTCAGGATCCCATTGCAAAGTATGCGCAACTTCTATACATTTTGTGTCATGTCGAATTCACAGGCCAAGCTATTTTTAGACTCTGAataatatttaagcaatagaaaacgttttccgtgtttgcatagcctgatataaacactcgaggggttgggagaattctcgacagttatgcaaaccctcgacttcgtctcgggtttgcataaatgtctcgaattctcccaacccctcgagtgtttatatcaggctatgcaaacacaggaaaaaagtttcctattgcttttataaaataacttcctctaaaaactacaacgcgggaaaagatgaaaaattcattttacttatcaaaacgtatcttcctacaacattaatttgacaatgagatttctcaactcaccaatcaaaactctgatcaatcaaaatttaaactgactctgaccaatcaaaattgaaactctctttcgatgtggcgtgtgtacaactttacgtcacacaaccgtgtttacatactctcatgcaaacacgcctctcggccaatcagagggcgcgtactatcttagttattttacaAAGGTCATTACCCTTAGTGAACGGGAGTAGCCAATCATGTGAACCGGatcactttcattttcagcaaAAACTGCTTAGAAATAGTTGAATCCATGAAAACACCGAGGCATGTATGCATCTGGTTCCGGTCACTTTTTTAATGATGGAATCGTTTAGTTGCATTCTCACTgcaatttgtaattttctcaTTCTGTCTGATAAGATATCTTTCCAAAGCTAATAATCAcgaatttagaaaaaaattcaagaagaTCTTTAAACAATATCCTTATTCaacatttaaaaagaaaaaatatgcaTTAACGAGTTATTCTAGTTTATTCTGAATAGGATTCTCTCATGAAAAATCTAAAACTGACAAGCATCAACTATCTAAAAATGAACCAGGCAGAGTAGACATTTGGAGAGAACAGTAAAATTTAGGCGCCATGTGGTGACACCTTCCACGTTGGATGAGAACACTAAGGATTAGATAAAAATTTATTCTATGACTATATTCTATGACTGGAGCAGAATATGCCTCATAAATGAGATTAAAAGGGCTTCTCAGGACTGGATCTTGGTCCGACTCTTGTCTGCTACGATTCATATTCGTTTAGTACAATTTCACCCTAGCTTTCAATTTGAGTAACGCGAATAACTTTAACTGGAAATTAACTAATTGAAGGTAATGTACAGTTTCTACGGGGTTTAAAGCCTGGTTTACATTAGCGTGGCAATCGCAATCGTAATTCTAATCTATCGAGAGGAGCGTTAAAACCCATCGCGAATCGAAAATTGTAA
It includes:
- the LOC141881392 gene encoding uncharacterized protein LOC141881392 isoform X2; amino-acid sequence: MENKLLRLLLLLAVAFLIATWTSEAQRGHSHLKNLVRHKVEKHQNEKESEEKKKEKPEMETSGSGLMFEDDLEEEIKETSDKEEKTKTKDETPAKQKPSRKKFHDEDDGDKGSLRDLLDSSIENLAKAGKAIQAILDATGTKKVSQTCPGTCPDVCAPGCISTCCSTPSVNPMAPASNGQVPYPSPYQQTPYPYPQQQQYPQMPQYAQMPQVPQAQPAVQAPPVAQAQPVSQYAPQSVSSQCPQQCSVVPCLTACPQACCNAQLPYAAPPAQPTQPQAPNFLVLTPAKPNNNTTQPTQPPSCPSPCAQSCAPLCQPDCCSAAMGMQMAMPYPPQQPMMAAMLPQMPQMQQQPQTCPQACQPAIPGACAPQAQCPPKCCQNRRG
- the LOC141881392 gene encoding uncharacterized protein LOC141881392 isoform X1, which encodes MENKLLRLLLLLAVAFLIATWTSEAQRGHRHSHLKNLVRHKVEKHQNEKESEEKKKEKPEMETSGSGLMFEDDLEEEIKETSDKEEKTKTKDETPAKQKPSRKKFHDEDDGDKGSLRDLLDSSIENLAKAGKAIQAILDATGTKKVSQTCPGTCPDVCAPGCISTCCSTPSVNPMAPASNGQVPYPSPYQQTPYPYPQQQQYPQMPQYAQMPQVPQAQPAVQAPPVAQAQPVSQYAPQSVSSQCPQQCSVVPCLTACPQACCNAQLPYAAPPAQPTQPQAPNFLVLTPAKPNNNTTQPTQPPSCPSPCAQSCAPLCQPDCCSAAMGMQMAMPYPPQQPMMAAMLPQMPQMQQQPQTCPQACQPAIPGACAPQAQCPPKCCQNRRG